CATTTCAAATAACGGAAAGGCAGCTTGCAGGATATGTACATCCAGGTTACACGCAATTGCAGAAAAGATCCGGGACATAAATCAGTACTAAACGGATCAGCCCATTCCGCAAGCCGGGCAGGAACCCATTGTTTTGGTATTGGTTTTTTTCTCTTTTTCCGGCTTGATGTCACTGTCGGCACAGGCAGTAATTGTGCTCAGTGCGACTGCGATCGCTACGGCCTGAAGAACTGGCTTGGAGATTTTCATGGTATAGGCTGAATAAGGTGAATTGGAATATCTGCTAGATTGAAATTCACGCATATTCGTTGTAACCGCAGGTATTTCTTTAACAAATGATACCTGACCGTCATTCGCCGTTCCACAAAAAAATGGCTGAATAATCATTCGCAAAATGAATTATTCAGCCATTATCTTTTTGGATGCTCGAAGAGAGTTAACCAGCGTGTGGTTTGCTGCTACGGATGACCTGCCAGCCCCGCATGTAAGCAATGATGAAGGGCAGACTATATAATCTTATTGTTTCTTTTTAGTCCCTGCGAAACTTGGCTCCTTGGATATTACAATCAGATCAGCCAGCATTCTGCCGGTTTCCGTCAGGTAAATGTCCTTTTTCTTTTTGGCCTCTTTCGGTGCCTCAACTGCTTTTGGATCAGCATCCTCGTCCTCTTCCCCATCTGTGGTATCTTCCCCCAGTTGTTTCATTGCAGCCCTTTTCTTCTCAGCCTCATCCCTCTCGACCTTTCTTTTGGATTCCTGTAAAGAAACTATTTTATTTTCGCGGGCAGCTTTAAATTCTTCCAATGTTTTCGCCAGCGTTTTCAGCTCGTCGTCAGACTTTAACCGCTGCTTATACTTGTCACGAAGCTGGTCGATTACCTTCGGATTAATATTATTCGAAAGATCATATCGCGAAGATGGGATCTGATCCCAGGGTAATGCACTTGGCTGCGACCCTTCACCGTATTCATTTTCTTTGAAGGCAGTAGGCAATTCCAGATCCGGCATAACGCCTTTTAGCTGGGTGCTGCTTCCGTTGATGCGGTAAAATTTCGCAACGGTTAGTTTTACCTGTCCAAGCTGATCGGTTTCTTTAGGAACCCACTGGTTCAGATCAATCAGCGTTTGCACGGTACCTTTCCCGTAAGTTTGCTCGCCGACAATTATACCGCGCTTGTAATCCTGAATAGCGGCTGCAAAGATCTCGGATGCAGAAGCACTAAATCTGTTGACCATCACTGCCATCGGTCCGTCATATGCAATTGCAGGATCATTGTCAGACTGGACCTCTATTTCGCCCTGACCTTCTTTGACCTGTACAACCGGTCCCCTATTGATAAACAAACCTGTCAATGAAACAGCCTCAGTTAACGATCCTCCGCCGTTATTACGCAGATCAATCACAATACCATCCACATTGGAGGCCTGCAATTCTGTAATCAACTTCTGCACATCCCGGGTCGTGCTCGAAAACTCTTTTTCCTTGTGCTGGGCACCTTCGAAATCGCGGTAAAACAATGGAATATCGATTACACCGATTTTGAAATTTTTATTTGCATTGTTAATAGAGACGATCTCGCTTTTGGCCCGCTGCTCTTCCAATTTGATCTTTTCACGCACCAAACGATATTCTTTTGGAACAGAGCCCGGCAAAGCGTCTGCGGAAATTACCTGAAGACGAACTACTGTGGATTTTGGTCCTTTGATCAATTTCACTGCATCGTCGACAAACCAACCTACGATATCGACCATTTTGCCTTCATCACCTTGTGCAACCGCAACAATCTTGTCTTCCTTTTTAAGTTGCTTTCCTTTGAAAGCAGGGCCGCCAGGGATAACTTCTACGATCTTGATATAATTATCTTCCTCACGAAGCAACGCGCCAATCCCTTCCAGTGACTGGCTCATTTCCTGTTTGAAACGATCTGCGGAAGTTGGGGCCATGTAGCTGGTATGCGGATCCATTGATTCCGCGTAAGCATTCATAAACATTTGAAATACCTGCTCCGTACGAATACGGCCTAATGCACGGTCGCGATTTTTATACCGGTCGCGAAGTGTGGTGATTACTGCTGTATCTGCCTTCCCGGAAAGTTTAAGGTCAAGTGCCTCACTTTTCAGGTACTTACGCCAGGTATCGTTCAATTCATCGGTGTTCTTTGCCCAGGCAGCTTTTTCTCTGTCTGTATCCATGGACTCGTCCGTGTTGAAATCGAACGGTTTTGGCTGGCCCAGCAAGTTTTGGATATAGTCACTTCTCTCTTTATAACGCTTTCTGAACACATTATAAATTTGAAAAGGCACATCCAGTTCGCGTTTTTGGAGATAATCGTCGAAAGAATTTTTGTATTGTTCAAAATTCTTAAGATCCTCAGCCAGGTAATACAGCTTGCCGTGGTCTATCCCATCGATATATTTATCAAAGATGGCCACTGACAATGAATCGTTTAATTTGGTTTTTCTATAATGGTAACTAGACAAAATACGTGTCGTCAGCTCCTCCGCTTTGTATTGAGCAGGGATTGGCTTGATATCGTCCTCCATAGAGGTACCAACAGCAGGCACTGTCGTCGCATGATCCTGAACAGGGCCCCGTTGCCATCCGAGCAACACAACCGGAATAAGAGTGATTAAGTACTTTCTCATTGTTGAATGTTTTCCTATTTAACAATTTCCAATAATTCAACCTCGAATACCAAAGCAGAATAAGCGGGTATCTGAGGTCCTGCGGCGCGTTCGCCATAAGCAAGGTCGTAAGGAATGAACAATTTCCATTTCGAACCTACCGGCATTAATTGAAGAGCTTCTGTCCATCCTTTGATCACACCATTTACCGGAAACTCTACCGGCTCTCCGCGGTCAACCGAACTGTCAAAAATCGTTCCATTGGTCAATGTCCCGTGATAATGCGTCTTCACCTTGTCCGTTGCAGCGGGCTTAGGACCTTCACCGGCTTTGATAACTTCGTACTGCAAACCACTTTCAGTAGTCGTAACGCCGGTTCTCTTCTTATTTTCTTCTAAAAACTTCTCGCCTTCCTTCCGGACAACTGCTCCTTTCTCTTCCATTATCTTTTGAAAATAACTACCTATGAATGCATTGGCTTCATCTGCCGTGAATGCCGTTTTCCCACCTTTCAGCGCCGCATTGATTGTTTTTGTCAGCACTTCTGTATTAATATTTTCCACACCCTGGGCCGCCAGTGAGCCTGAGAAACTTACTCCGATCGC
This Dyadobacter sp. UC 10 DNA region includes the following protein-coding sequences:
- a CDS encoding chryseobasin-related MNIO class RiPP peptide, producing the protein MKISKPVLQAVAIAVALSTITACADSDIKPEKEKKTNTKTMGSCPACGMG
- a CDS encoding carboxy terminal-processing peptidase, with product MRKYLITLIPVVLLGWQRGPVQDHATTVPAVGTSMEDDIKPIPAQYKAEELTTRILSSYHYRKTKLNDSLSVAIFDKYIDGIDHGKLYYLAEDLKNFEQYKNSFDDYLQKRELDVPFQIYNVFRKRYKERSDYIQNLLGQPKPFDFNTDESMDTDREKAAWAKNTDELNDTWRKYLKSEALDLKLSGKADTAVITTLRDRYKNRDRALGRIRTEQVFQMFMNAYAESMDPHTSYMAPTSADRFKQEMSQSLEGIGALLREEDNYIKIVEVIPGGPAFKGKQLKKEDKIVAVAQGDEGKMVDIVGWFVDDAVKLIKGPKSTVVRLQVISADALPGSVPKEYRLVREKIKLEEQRAKSEIVSINNANKNFKIGVIDIPLFYRDFEGAQHKEKEFSSTTRDVQKLITELQASNVDGIVIDLRNNGGGSLTEAVSLTGLFINRGPVVQVKEGQGEIEVQSDNDPAIAYDGPMAVMVNRFSASASEIFAAAIQDYKRGIIVGEQTYGKGTVQTLIDLNQWVPKETDQLGQVKLTVAKFYRINGSSTQLKGVMPDLELPTAFKENEYGEGSQPSALPWDQIPSSRYDLSNNINPKVIDQLRDKYKQRLKSDDELKTLAKTLEEFKAARENKIVSLQESKRKVERDEAEKKRAAMKQLGEDTTDGEEDEDADPKAVEAPKEAKKKKDIYLTETGRMLADLIVISKEPSFAGTKKKQ
- a CDS encoding FKBP-type peptidyl-prolyl cis-trans isomerase, yielding MYKLEKTILAALVLGFFVTAESNAQTIKKTTKPAAPAKKAPAATTKAVATPLVLKNQMDSLSAAIGVSFSGSLAAQGVENINTEVLTKTINAALKGGKTAFTADEANAFIGSYFQKIMEEKGAVVRKEGEKFLEENKKRTGVTTTESGLQYEVIKAGEGPKPAATDKVKTHYHGTLTNGTIFDSSVDRGEPVEFPVNGVIKGWTEALQLMPVGSKWKLFIPYDLAYGERAAGPQIPAYSALVFEVELLEIVK